A region from the Drosophila mauritiana strain mau12 chromosome 2L, ASM438214v1, whole genome shotgun sequence genome encodes:
- the LOC117135128 gene encoding myosin heavy chain, muscle isoform X24, with protein MPKPVANQEDEDPTPYLFVSLEQRRIDQSKPYDSKKSCWIPDEKEGYLLGEIKATKGDIVSVGLQGGETRDLKKDLLQQVNPPKYEKAEDMSNLTYLNDASVLHNLRQRYYNKLIYTYSGLFCVAINPYKRYPVYTNRCAKMYRGKRRNEVPPHIFAISDGAYVDMLTNHVNQSMLITGESGAGKTENTKKVIAYFATVGASKKTDEAAKSKGSLEDQVVQTNPVLEAFGNAKTVRNDNSSRFGKFIRIHFGPTGKLAGADIETYLLEKARVISQQSLERSYHIFYQIMSGSVAGVKDICLLTDNIYDYHIVSQGKVTVASIDDAEEFSLTDQAFDILGFTKQEKEDVYRITAAVMHMGGMKFKQRGREEQAEQDGEEEGGRVSKLFGCDTAELYKNLLKPRIKVGNEFVTQGRNVQQVTNSIGALCKGVFDRLFKWLVKKCNETLDTQQKRQHFIGVLDIAGFEIFEYNGFEQLCINFTNEKLQQFFNHIMFVMEQEEYKKEGINWDFIDFGMDLLACIDLIEKPMGILSILEEESMFPKATDQTFSEKLTNTHLGKSAPFQKPKPPKPGQQAAHFAIAHYAGCVSYNITGWLEKNKDPLNDTVVDQFKKSQNKLLIEIFADHAGQSGGGEQAKGGRGKKGGGFATVSSAYKEQLNSLMTTLRSTQPHFVRCIIPNEMKQPGVVDAHLVMHQLTCNGVLEGIRICRKGFPNRMMYPDFKMRYQILNPRGIKDLDCPKKASKVLIESTELNEDLYRLGHTKVFFRAGVLGQMEEFRDERLGKIMSWMQAWARGYLSRKGFKKLQEQRVALKVVQRNLRKYLQLRTWPWYKLWQKVKPLLNVSRIEDEIARLEEKAKKAEELHAAEVKVRKELEALNAKLLAEKTALLDSLSGEKGALQDYQERNAKLTAQKNDLENQLRDIQERLTQEEDARNQLFQQKKKADQEISGLKKDIEDLELNVQKAEQDKATKDHQIRNLNDEIAHQDELINKLNKEKKMQGETNQKTGEELQAAEDKINHLNKVKAKLEQTLDELEDSLEREKKVRGDVEKSKRKVEGDLKLTQEAVADLERNKKELEQTIQRKDKELSSITAKLEDEQVVVLKHQRQIKELQARIEELEEEVEAERQARAKAEKQRADLARELEELGERLEEAGGATSAQIELNKKREAELSKLRRDLEEANIQHESTLANLRKKHNDAVAEMAEQVDQLNKLKAKAEHDRQTCHNELNQTRTACDQLGRDKAAQEKIAKQLQHTLNEVQSKLDETNRTLNDFDASKKKLSIENSDLLRQLEEAESQVSQLSKIKISLTTQLEDTKRLADEESRERATLLGKFRNLEHDLDNLREQVEEEAEGKADLQRQLSKANAEAQVWRSKYESDGVARSEELEEAKRKLQARLAEAEETIESLNQKCIGLEKTKQRLSTEVEDLQLEVDRANAIANAAEKKQKAFDKIIGEWKLKVDDLAAELDASQKECRNYSTELFRLKGAYEEGQEQLEAVRRENKNLADEVKDLLDQIGEGGRNIHEIEKARKRLEAEKDELQAALEEAEAALEQEENKVLRAQLELSQVRQEIDRRIQEKEEEFENTRKNHQRALDSMQASLEAEAKGKAEALRMKKKLEADINELEIALDHANKANAEAQKNIKRYQQQLKDIQTALEEEQRARDDAREQLGISERRANALQNELEESRTLLEQADRGRRQAEQELADAHEQLNEVSAQNASISAAKRKLESELQTLHSDLDELLNEAKNSEEKAKKAMVDAARLADELRAEQDHAQTQEKLRKALEQQIKELQVRLDEAEANALKGGKKAIQKLEQRVRELENELDGEQRRHADAQKNLRKSERRVKELSFQSEEDRKNHERMQDLVDKLQQKIKTYKRQIEEAEEIAALNLAKFRKAQQELEEAEERADLAEQAISKFRAKGRAGSVGRGASPAPRATSVRPQFDGLAFPPRFDLAPENEF; from the exons ATGCCGAAGCCAGTCGCAAATCAGGAGGATGAGGATCCCACCCCATACCTGTTCGTGTCTTTGGAGCAAAGGCGTATCGATCAATCGAAACCCTATGACTCGAAGAAGTCTTGCTGGATCCCCGATGAGAAGGAGGGTTATCTCCTTGGTGAGATCAAGGCCACCAAGGGCGATATCGTCTCCGTTGGTCTGCAGGGTGGAGAG ACACGAGACTTAAAGAAAGATCTGCTCCAGCAAGTGAACCCCCCGAAATACGAAAAAGCCGAGGATATGTCCAACTTGACATACCTTAACGATGCCTCTGTGCTCCATAACTTGAGACAGAGATACTACAACAAGCTGATCTAC ACCTACTCCGGTCTTTTCTGCGTTGCCATCAATCCTTACAAGCGCTACCCCGTGTATACCAACCGTTGCGCTAAGATGTACCGTGGCAAGCGCCGTAATGAGGTGCCACCCCATATTTTCGCCATCTCTGACGGTGCCTACGTCGACATGTTGACCAACCACGTGAATCAATCTATGTTGATCACCGGTGAGTCTGGTGCCGGAAAGACTGAGAACACCAAGAAGGTCATTGCGTACTTCGCCACTGTTGGTGCCTCCAAGAAGACCGATGAGGCCGCCAAGAGCAAGGGCTCCCTGGAAGATCAGGTTGTGCAGACCAACCCTGTGCTTGAGGCCTTCGGTAACGCCAAGACCGTGCGTAACGATAACTCCTCTCGTTTC GGTAAATTCATCCGTATCCACTTCGGACCCACTGGTAAACTGGCTGGTGCTGATATTGAGACCT ATCTGCTGGAGAAGGCCCGTGTCATCTCCCAGCAGTCCCTGGAGCGTTCTTACCACATCTTCTACCAGATCATGTCTGGCTCCGTTGCCGGTGTTAAAG ACATTTGTCTGTTGACCGATAACATCTACGATTACCACATTGTCTCCCAGGGCAAGGTCACTGTAGCCAGTATCGATGATGCTGAGGAGTTCTCCCTCACCGAT CAAGCCTTCGACATCTTGGGCTTCACCAAGCAGGAGAAGGAGGATGTGTACAGGATCACCGCCGCTGTCATGCACATGGGTGGCATGAAGTTCAAGCAACGTGGTCGCGAGGAGCAGGCTGAGCAGGACGGCGAGGAGGAGGGTGGCCGTGTGTCGAAGCTGTTCGGTTGCGATACCGCCGAGCTGTACAAGAACTTGCTGAAGCCCCGCATCAAGGTCGGCAACGAGTTCGTCACCCAGGGCCGTAACGTCCAGCAGGTCACCAACTCGATCGGTGCCCTCTGCAAGGGTGTGTTCGATCGTCTGTTCAAGTGGCTGGTGAAGAAGTGTAACGAGACTCTGGACACCCAGCAGAAGCGTCAGCACTTCATTGGTGTACTGGATATTGCTGGTTTTGAGATCTTCGAG TACAACGGCTTCGAGCAATTGTGTATTAACTTCACCAATGAGAAACTGCAGCAGTTCTTTAACCATATCATGTTCGTCATGGAGCAAGAGGAGTACAAGAAGGAGGGTATTAACTGGGACTTTATCGATTTCGGTATGGACTTGCTGGCCTGTATCGATCTGATTGAAAAG CCCATGGGTATCTTGTCCATCCTGGAGGAAGAGTCTATGTTCCCCAAGGCCACCGATCAGACCTTCTCGGAGAAGCTGACCAACACCCATTTGGGCAAGTCGGCTCCATTCCAGAAGCCCAAGCCTCCAAAGCCCGGTCAGCAGGCTGCCCACTTCGCCATTGCCCATTATGCTGGTTGCGTGTCCTACAACATCACCGGTTGGTTGGAGAAGAACAAGGATCCTCTGAACGACACCGTTGTCGACCAGTTCAAGAAGTCGCAGAACAAGCTGCTGATCGAAATCTTCGCCGATCACGCCGGCCAGTCGGGTGGCGGTGAACAGGCCAAGGGAGGTCGTGGCAAGAAGGGCGGTGGCTTCGCTACCGTCTCGTCGGCCTACAAGGAGCAGTTGAACAGCTTGATGACCACTCTGCGTTCGACCCAGCCTCACTTCGTCCGTTGCATCATTCCCAACGAAATGAAGCAGCCTGGCGTGGTTGATGCCCACTTGGTCATGCACCAGCTGACCTGTAACGGTGTGCTTGAAGGTATCCGTATTTGCCGTAAGGGTTTCCCCAACAGGATGATGTACCCCGACTTCAAGATGCG GTACCAGATCCTGAACCCCCGTGGCATTAAGGACCTCGATTGTCCCAAGAAAGCCTCCAAGGTTCTGATCGAGTCCACCGAGCTGAACGAAGACCTGTACCGTCTGGGTCACACCAAG GTGTTCTTCCGCGCCGGTGTCCTGGGTCAGATGGAGGAGTTCCGTGATGAGCGTCTGGGCAAGATCATGTCCTGGATGCAGGCCTGGGCCCGTGGTTACCTGTCCCGTAAGGGCTTCAAGAAGCTCCAGGAACAGCGCGTCGCCCTCAAGGTTGTCCAGCGCAATCTGCGCAAGTACCTGCAGCTCCGTACCTGGCCCTGGTACAAACTGTGGCAGAAGGTCAAGCCCCTCCTCAACGTCAGCCGCATCGAGGATGAGATTGCC CGTCTGGAGGAGAAGGCCAAGAAGGCTGAGGAACTGCATGCCGCTGAAGTGAAAGTGCGCAAGGAGCTGGAGGCCCTCAACGCCAAGCTGTTGGCTGAAAAGACCGCTCTGCTGGACTCCCTGTCCGGCGAGAAGGGTGCCCTGCAGGACTACCAGGAGCGCAACGCCAAGTTGACCGCCCAGAAGAACGACCTCGAGAACCAGCTGCGC GATATCCAAGAGCGCCTGACTCAGGAGGAGGATGCCCGCAACCAGCTGTTCCAGCAGAAGAAGAAGGCCGACCAGGAGATCTCTGGCCTGAAGAAGGACATCGAGGATCTGGAATTGAACGTCCAGAAGGCCGAGCAGGACAAGGCCACCAAGGATCACCAGATCCGCAACTTGAACGACGAGATCGCCCACCAGGATGAGCTCATCAACAAGTTGAACAAGGAGAAGAAGATGCAGGGCGAGACCAACCAGAAGACCGGTGAGGAGCTCCAGGCTGCCGAGGACAAGATCAACCACTTGAACAAGGTTAAGGCCAAGCTCGAGCAGACCCTCGATGAACTGGAGGATTCGCTGGAGCGCGAGAAGAAGGTGCGCGGCGATGTTGAGAAGTCCAAGCGCAAGGTTGAGGGCGACCTCAAGCTCACCCAGGAGGCTGTTGCCGATCTGGAGCGCAACAAGAAGGAGCTCGAGCAGACCATCCAGCGCAAGGACAAGGAGCTGTCCTCCATCACCGCCAAGCTCGAGGACGAGCAGGTCGTTGTTCTGAAGCACCAGCGCCAGATCAAGGAACTGCAGGCCCGCATCGAGGAGCTCGAGGAAGAGGTCGAGGCTGAGCGCCAGGCCCGCGCCAAGGCTGAGAAGCAGCGCGCCGATCTGGCCCGCGAACTCGAGGAATTGGGCGAGCGTCTGGAGGAGGCTGGCGGTGCCACCTCTGCCCAGATTGAGCTCAACAAGAAGCGTGAGGCTGAGTTGAGCAAACTGCGTCGCGATCTTGAGGAGGCCAACATCCAGCACGAGTCCACCCTGGCTAACCTGCGCAAGAAGCACAACGATGCCGTCGCCGAGATGGCCGAGCAGGTTGACCAGCTCAACAAGCTGAAGGCTAA GGCTGAACACGATCGCCAGACTTGCCACAACGAGCTGAATCAGACTCGTACCGCCTGCGATCAGCTGGGTCGCGATAAG GCTGCCCAGGAGAAGATCGCCAAGCAGCTGCAGCACACCCTCAACGAGGTGCAGTCGAAACTGGATGAGACCAACAGGACTCTGAACGACTTCGATGCCAGCAAGAAGAAGCTGTCCATTGAGAACTCCGATCTGCTCCGCCAGCTGGAGGAGGCCGAGTCCCAGGTGTCTCAGCTGTCCAAGATCAAGATCTCTCTGACCACCCAGTTGGAGGACACCAAGCGTCTGGCCGACGAGGAGTCGCGCGAGCGTGCCACCCTTTTGGGCAAGTTCCGCAACTTGGAGCACGACCTGGACAATCTGCGCGAGCAGGTTGAGGAGGAGGCTGAGGGCAAGGCCGATCTGCAGCGCCAGCTGAGCAAGGCCAACGCTGAGGCCCAGGTGTGGCGCAGCAAGTACGAGTCCGATGGCGTTGCCCGCTctgaggagctggaggaggcCAAGAGGAAGCTGCAGGCCCGTTTGGCCGAGGCCGAGGAGACCATCGAGTCCCTCAACCAGAAGTGCATTGGCCTGGAGAAGACCAAGCAGCGTCTTTCCACCGAGGTGGAGGATCTGCAGCTGGAGGTCGACCGTGCCAACGCCATTGCCAACGCTGCCGAGAAGAAGCAGAAGGCCTTCGACAAGATCATCGGCGAGTGGAAACTCAAGGTCGACGATCtggctgctgagctggatgCCTCCCAGAAGGAGTGCCGCAACTACTCCACCGAGCTGTTCCGTCTTAAGGGCGCCTACGAGGAGGGCCAGGAGCAGTTGGAGGCTGTGCGTCGTGAGAACAAGAACCTGGCTGATGAGGTCAAGGATCTGCTCGACCAGATCGGTGAGGGTGGCCGCAACATCCATGAGATCGAGAAGGCCCGCAAGCGCCTGGAAGCCGAGAAGGACGAGCTCCAGGCTGCCCTCGAGGAGGCTGAGGCCGCTCTTGAGCAGGAGGAGAACAAGGTGCTCCGCGCTCAGCTTGAGCTGTCCCAGGTGCGCCAGGAGATCGACCGCCGCATccaggagaaggaggaggagttcGAGAACACCCGCAAGAACCACCAGCGTGCCCTCGACTCCATGCAGGCTTCCCTCGAAGCCGAGGCCAAGGGCAAGGCTGAGGCCCTGCGCATGAAGAAGAAGCTGGAGGCTGACATCAACGAGCTTGAGATTGCTCTGGATCACGCCAACAAG GCTAACGCCGAGGCCCAGAAGAACATCAAGCGTtaccagcagcagctgaaGGACATCCAGACTGCCCTCGAGGAGGAGCAGCGCGCCCGCGACGATGCCCGCGAACAGCTGGGTATCTCCGAGCGTCGTGCCAACGCCCTCCAGAACGAACTGGAAGAGTCTCGCACTCTGCTGGAGCAGGCCGACCGTGGCCGTCGCCAGGCCGAGCAGGAGCTGGCCGATGCCCACGAGCAGCTGAACGAAGTGTCCGCCCAGAACGCCTCCATCTCCGCTGCCAAGAGGAAGCTGGAGTCCGAGCTGCAGACCCTGCACTCCGACCTGGACGAACTCCTGAACGAAGCCAAGAACTCCGAGGAGAAGGCCAAGAAGGCTATGGTCGATGCCGCCCGCCTGGCCGATGAGCTGCGCGCTGAGCAGGATCATGCCCAGACCCAGGAGAAATTGAGGAAGGCCCTCGAGCAGCAGATCAAGGAGCTGCAGGTCCGTCTGGACGAGGCTGAGGCCAACGCCCTCAAGGGAGGCAAGAAGGCCATTCAGAAGCTTGAGCAGCGCGTCCGCGAGCTCGAGAACGAGCTGGATGGTGAGCAGAGGAGGCACGCCGATGCCCAGAAGAACCTGCGCAAGTCTGAGCGTCGCGTCAAGGAGCTGAGCTTCCAGTCCGAGGAGGACCGCAAGAACCACGAGCGCATGCAGGATCTGGTCGACAAGCTGCAACAGAAGATCAAGACATACAAGAGGCAGATCGAGGAGGCCGAGGAAATCGCCGCCCTCAACTTGGCCAAATTCCGCAAGGCTCAGCAGGAGCTTGAGGAGGCCGAGGAGCGTGCCGATCTGGCCGAGCAGGCCATCAGCAAATTCCGCGCCAAGGGACGTGCCGGTTCTGTCGGTCGTGGTGCCAGCCCAGCG CCCCGTGCGACGTCCGTTAGGCCACAATTCGACGGATTGGCCTTCCCACCAAGATTCGACCTTGCTCCTGAAAACGAATTCTAA